In Gemmatimonas sp., the following proteins share a genomic window:
- a CDS encoding ABC transporter ATP-binding protein, with protein sequence MTTALLRRPACEVRTTTTPIIPLHRPASSLVEIRSLVKSFGRRRVLDGVNLDIARGAVTAIIGPNGAGKTTLNKVLLGLVHADSGSISFDGVDVAGQIAYRARIGYMPQAARFPESYTGQDVLDLLRDLRGETTPRDVSLIERLGVDAFLTQPVRTLSGGQRQRLNAVAAFLFAPDLLLLDEPTAGLDPIASGILKEKIRAVRDEGRAVIITSHILSELQEFSDTVVFLHEGRVRWAGPLTALLHTTQADSLERAIAHLMQSEYTTVGAHA encoded by the coding sequence ATGACCACTGCGCTCCTGAGGCGCCCCGCCTGCGAGGTCCGTACGACGACAACGCCGATCATCCCGCTGCACCGTCCGGCTTCGTCGCTGGTCGAGATCCGGAGTCTGGTGAAGTCCTTTGGCCGTCGCCGAGTGCTCGATGGCGTGAATCTCGACATTGCCCGCGGCGCCGTCACCGCCATCATCGGACCGAACGGCGCCGGCAAGACGACACTGAACAAAGTCCTGCTCGGTCTCGTGCACGCCGACTCCGGCAGTATCTCGTTTGATGGCGTCGATGTCGCGGGCCAGATCGCGTATCGCGCGCGCATCGGGTACATGCCGCAGGCCGCGCGGTTCCCCGAGAGTTACACCGGTCAGGATGTGCTCGACTTACTACGTGACTTGCGCGGCGAGACGACCCCACGCGATGTCTCGCTCATCGAGCGTCTCGGGGTCGACGCCTTTCTCACGCAACCCGTACGTACTCTCTCCGGCGGACAACGGCAGCGGCTGAATGCGGTAGCGGCGTTTCTCTTTGCGCCCGATCTCCTGCTGCTCGACGAGCCCACCGCGGGTCTCGATCCGATTGCCAGTGGCATCCTCAAGGAGAAGATCCGTGCGGTTCGCGACGAAGGACGGGCGGTCATCATCACGTCGCACATCCTGAGCGAGCTACAGGAGTTCAGCGACACGGTGGTGTTCCTGCATGAGGGACGCGTGCGCTGGGCGGGCCCGCTCACGGCGCTGCTGCACACCACGCAGGCGGACTCGCTCGAGCGTGCCATCGCGCACCTGATGCAGTCGGAGTACACGACCGTCGGAGCCCACGCATGA